Within Candidatus Methanomethylicota archaeon, the genomic segment TGGATATTATAAATGTTGATGTTTACTTGAATGGTGTTCCAAGATCGTCAAATGAAAGCTTATAATTGAAGTATTTATGAAGTTTGAGTGGCAAATCATCTATGGGGGATCTAACTTGCCTCCATGAATCCCTATCCCTCAAAGTAACAGTATTATCATTGAGAGACTGATAATCAATGGTTATGGCTATTGGAACCCCTATTTCATCAGCCCTAGCATACCTCCTACCAATAGATCCGGAATCATCATAATCAACAGTGAAACCTTCATCCAAAAGCATACGATAAACCTTCAATGCAAATTCTGGGAGGCCATCCTTAGATACCAATGGTAAAACAATCAACTGTATTGGAGCAATATCCCTTGGGAGGGATAAAACCGTTCTACCACCCTTCTCACCATAAGCATACTCAAGAGTTGCATAAACTATTCTATCAGCTCCAAAGGATGGTTCAACAACATGTGGTAAGATATGTTTACCCTTAACCTCCACATCTTCAACGAGGACATCGAAATCATCCTTAAATAATTTTACGCCACCAACCTCAATGAATCCTTCACGTTTAAATGCCACTTCCAATATCGATGGATCTATGGATTTAAGTATGCCATCAGCCTTATCACCAAGCTTCCCCCTTATAACATCGATCTTCGGAACATACTTAGTTACACGTTCAACCCTAGGACTATCAAATTGCTTATAAACCCTCAAATCCACACCACTAAACACCATATGTCTACCAAGATCGTAATCTGTCCTATAAGCATAACCAGCAATTTCAACATACCCCCACCTCTCCAACTTAACAACTTGATCAAAAGTTTGAGCAGAATAGTGAGCTCTCTCCTGTGGAGGTTTATCTATGAAGAATTGGGAGTTGAAGGGTATACCGAGGGATTCAGCAAACCTCCTACCCAAAACCATGAAGTAAGCTTGCCACTCATTGGATATCATACCCTTATCAACAGCTTCACCAGCTGAGATAGTTATGGGCTCAAAAACCTTTGAAGTAGCTTGGGATTGTGGAACTATCCTCAAAAGCTCATTTCTACATTCATTGAAGAAGGGGCATTTCGGATCTTCAGGGTCAAAGAAGAATTCAACCTCCATTATGGTGAACTCCCTAAGCCTTATAGGCCCCTGCCTAGGGGAAATTTCATTCCTCAAAACACGTCCAATTTGAGCTATACCTATTGGTAGTTTCCCCCTACAAGCCTCATATACACGTTTAAATGCTAGAAACATTCCCTGAGCAGCTTCAGGTCTACAGTAACCAACATCCTCACTATATGGTCCAATGGTGGTTTTGAATAGTAAACTGAAATTTTTAACATCGCTCAATCTCCCACCACACTCTGGACACCTTAACCCCCTCTCAGAAATTATATTATTCAATTCATCTCTAGATAGAGATTCAACGCCACCAATTCCAGTCAACTGCTCCACAAGGTGATCAGCCCTATACTTCCTACCACAAGATAAACACTCCACGAGGTAGTCTGTGAAGTGTTCAACATGCCCCGAAGCCTCCAAAACTCTACTTGGAAGTACGATTGGAGTTTCAATTTCAAAAATTAAGCCAGCATGCCTATGAATGAAAAACTGCCTCCACTTATTCTCAATCCTATGCTTCATCAATGTTCCAAGGGGGCCGAAGTCTATGAATCCCCTCACACCACCATAAATCTCCATGGAAGGCCAGAGGAATCCTCTCCTCCTAGAAAACTCCATTAAACGCTCATACCTATCCATAGCAATCCCAACAAAAGTAAAAAGATGGGCAAATACATTAAAATATTTCTCACAACTGACGGTAAACAATTTTAAATCATACAACATTATAATTCAATAGTGTCATAATTGGAGTGGTTGAAGTACCACTTAAGCGATGAGGGGAAATACTTCAATGGGAAACAATGCGAAATAAGTGAAGCGGAATTCATATTATTCGGTGCACCAATAGACTCCACATCAACGTATAGAACTGGATCTAGGGAAGCCCCTCCAATGATAAGACTTGCATCACTAAACGTGGAGACATACAGCTTCAGAAATGAAATGGATGCATTGGATTTAAAGATTCACGATGCAGGTGATATACCCCAAACACCAAACATAAATGAAGCTTTAAACAGAATCTCAAAAATTGTAAGTGAAATTGTGAAGATGGGGAAGAAGCCAATAATGATAGGAGGCGAACACACAGTAACCTATGGAGCTATAAAAGCATTGAAGAAGCCAATCATAATATTCGATGCACACATGGACTTAAGAGATGAATATCCATATGGTGTAAAGATGAGTCACGCCACAGTTTCAAGGAGGATAACTGATGAAATTGGAGCGGAAAATGTATTCATAATTGGCGTGAGAGCCACATGTAAAGATGAAATTGAATATGCAAGAAGGGTTGGATTAAAGTATAAAACGTCAATGGAGGTAATGGAAAACTCAGCGAAAGATTTAATGAAAGATATTAAGTTGAATGGAAATGATGTATGGATATCAATAGACATGGATGTACTAGACCCGTCAATAGCCCCAGGAGTTGGAAACCCGGAACCTGAAGGGATATCCGTAACAAAACTCCTAGACATACTACAATGGATAGCTATGAATAAGAAGGTTATTGGATTCGATCTAGTTGAAGTATCCCCACCATACGATAATGGGGTAACATCAATAACAGCTGCAAAAATAATACTTGAATTGGCATGCATGATAAGTAAGTGGAAAACTAGAGTTTAATCCTCTTAACTATTGGAGATCTAACCTTATAGAAAACCCTATAACCACACATTGGACAACGCATTCCTGGAACAGCCTCAAAATCCTTCATACCACCAATAATGTAACCACATCTACCACAACGATAAGGCATAAATTATCAATGTAGGTTGAACCCAACATAAATATATACCTTACCGTCATTACAATTTCCAAATGGAAATACAAACACTTATAAGATGGAAATAAACTAAATATTATCTGATAAGGAGGAAGATATGTCCAAGAGTCAAATATGCCCCATATGCGGTTTACCAAAAGACCTATGTGTATGTCAATCAATAGCTAAGGAGCAACAAGTAATAAAGATTAAGCTTGAAACAAGGAAGTGGGGTAGGGAAGTAACAATAATAAATGGGATAAATGATAAAGATGTAGATATACATCAAGTGGTAAGCGTACTAAAGAGTAGATTGGCATGTGGAGGGACTGCAAAGGAGGGTAGAATAGAATTGCAAGGGGATCATAGGCAAAGAGTAAAGGAGATACTTGTAGAATTGGGATTCCCAAAGGAAAATATCGAAGTGGAATAAGGAAACCACAAATATAAAATTGAATTAAAGGAGTACTGATACATGATCAAACCAAGAATAAAATTAGCCATGAATGTTAACAGTAAAATTTGGATTAACATTTAAAACCAAGTCTATAATATTAACTTATATTGGGTGATGAAGGGGTGAGCACAGTAACGAAATTTGCAAGGGTTGGAGCACACAGTCATATAAAAGGCTTGGGATTAAAAGATGGAAAAGCCCTCCCAAAAGCAGATGGAATGATTGGACAGTTAAAGGCAAGGGAAGCTGCTGGAATAATTGTGGAATTAATAAAGCAGGGGAAGATGGCTGGGAGAGCCATATTACTTGCAGGCCCCCCTGGAACTGGGAAGACGGCAGTAGCAATAGCCATAGCAAAGGAGCTTGGTGAAGACGTACCATTCATAGCAATATCAGGCTCAGAAATATATTCCAGCGAACTTAAGAAGACTGAAGTTTTAATGCAAACCATGAGGAAAGCCATAGGCGTAAGGATACATGAAATGAGGAAAGTGTATGAGGGCCTCGTAACACAACTCGATATAAAGATGACTAGACACCCATACAACCCATATCAACAAGTCCCAGAAAGTGCAAGGATAACGCTGAAAACTAAGAGTGAGGAGAGGAGGCTGAGTGTAGGTTCAGCAATAGCCATGGAGCTCATACAGAAGGGGGTTAGGGAAGGGGATGTAATATGGATAGATTCTGAAACGGGGAAGGTGACTAGGGTTGGGAGGGGGGAAGAGCATACTGGGGAGAGATATGATGTGGAAGCAGAAACCTACGTTCCAACACCCACAGGACCAGTATTCAAGGAGAAGGAATTCATATACACAGTAACCCTACATGATTTAGACGTCCAAGTACACTCAAGGTCTGGAGGGATATTCAGCCTACTCTTCGGAGGTAGAGAGGAGAAGGAGATACCCCCAGATGTGAGGCAAGAAGTTGATAACCTTGTGAAGAAGTGGGTTGACGATGGGAGAGCTGAAATAATACCTGGAGTAATGTTTATAGATGAAGCTTCAGCCCTAGATATAGAAGCATTCTCATTCTTAACGAGAGCCATAGAGAGTGAACTTGCACCAATAATAATACTTGCAACGAATAGGGGGATAACAAAGATTAGAGGTACAGACATAGAGTCTCCACATGGAATACCATTAGACCTCCTAGATAGACTATTGATAATAACGACGGAGAAGTATACTAGGGATGAGATTAGGGAGATACTTAAAATTAGAGCTGAAGAGGAGGAGATAAGTATAAATGAGAAGGCCCTTGAACTACTAACTGAAATTGGTGAGAAAACCTCATTGAGATATGCAGTTCAAATGCTAACACCAGCATACATACATGCAAAGAAGAATGGCAGAAAGGAGGTAACACCAGAAGACGTGGAGGAAGTGAAAAGATTATTCGCAGATGTAAAGGAATCAGCCAGATACTTAAAGGAGCATGAAGAGGAAATGCTGAAGTAGGGGGAGAGGGGGATAGAACCTAAAATAATAAATGCAAAAACAATAATGGAAGCCATATCAAAAATAGGTAGCATAGAAGACGCAGTAATCCATATTAGAGAACCTGAAACAAGACCATTAACAACATCATTAGAAATGGAAAAGGATATTGTAATCGAATACTATACACAATTAACAAAAGATGATGAGATAAAGGGGAAAATTTCAAAAATTGTGAAGAAAATTAGAGCAGACTATTCCAGTGAATGTATAGAGGAATTTACTGGATTAATGGGTTTAGAGAAGATATACATGAAAATATATGTTAGAGACTCACGGATAAATGCTACAGCAATGATTCCCACAATAGAATCGAAAAACACGCTACATAAATTGATGGTATATATTGAAGTGATGCTTGAAGATTTAGCCCTCTCCCTAGGATTAAGTGTGGGAAGCATAACAATAATGACAATGAAAATAGGTTAAATTATAGATAAGACAATGCCACCCAAACTGAAGGTTGAAAGCATTATCACAAGTAGCCAGCAGACAGCCCTCAAAAACCTATGATTAAACTTAATTGGAAGGGAGACATCCCCAAACAATTTAGCCATGAAGAATAATGGTATGGGGAGAGCTATCGTTGAAATGGCGGAGGCATATAGGGAGAGCTTAATAACATTAACGTTAAGAACTATTAGGAAAGCTCCAAGTAATATTGAAGCTGAAGCCAATATAACCTTCCAACCAGATAAAACAGCGTACCTAATCCTAGCAACCTCAGCAATATCTGAAACTAACTCCTCAAGAACTATAAAACTCGATGTAACCACAACACTACAACTCAAATAGAAGGATACCAAAACACCTATGGAGAATAGAATAGTCCCAATCCATCCAAGCTTTGGGAAAAGTGTTGAAACTATATCACCAATACTACCAACAACCTCCCCCCTTGGATATAACTGAGTTGCACATATGACCATTATGGATATGCTTAAAACGAAACTCTGTAAAGCACCCACAACAAAACCATTATATTTAACAGTGAGATTAGCCATGCCAGTGGAATCTTTATCCTCAGATACCTCATGAAACTCGAATAATATTGTAGATCCACCAAGAACACAGCCTATCAAAGCCAGTACAGTTACAATCCAATCCCTAGAAGTATCTGGAGAGATCGTTGCAAACCCCCTCAAAAATTCTCCAATTCCAGGGTTGCATGAAACTGCTACTGGAATCACCAAGATTACGAGGAAACTTACGGAGGAAAGTATCAACCTCAACTTCTCTGATGAGGAAAATACTGCTGTAACACAGAGCGACAAGGCAACTAATGGAGCGAAAAACTTGGATGAAATCCCAGTGAGAAACTCGAGTAGCATAGATGCCGCAGCAACCTCAGCTGCAACAGTTGCAGTATTAACTATCATGATAGTAGATGAGCATAAAATTGAGGGGATTGAGCCATATTTAGCCCTAATATTCTCCAAAAACCCCCTACCAGTTATGAAGCCAAGTTGAGCTGAAATTTGTAGAACAACTATTATTGTTAGGGAGGCTAAGAGTTTAGTCCATAATAAACTGAAACCATACTTAGATGCAGCATAACTATTTGCAACCAGATCACCAAAACTGAATGTCACTCCAGCAATTATTTGGAGTATTAGTGGTTTAAGTCTCTGAAAATCATAATTCAAGGGGATTCACCCCCGATGGCATCTACTCCTTCTTCCTTAATAGTTCCATTAAGCGTTCCCTGTCAATAACGAAGTTTACAGAGATACCATCATTCGTTGTGGATATTGAGCTTATCTTAAATATGCTTTCTCTACTCCCTCCACTTAAATCGATTCTACTTATCTTCCCCATAGTCTCCTCACTTACAACATGAATGTTACTGTCAATTGAAGATTGAATGTATGGTTTAATCTCATAGCATTTCCTCGCAATCCTCTTTGCAATAACGTAATTATATACTATGGGTACAATTCCAGAGAAACCATAAACCAACAGTAACAGTAACTCTTCAAACATCAAATCACCGTAGGTATATTGTATGGTAGGTGGGATATGGGCATTGTCAATTTACAAATGTAAAGTAGCTTTGAAGAATACAATTAGATTACATGGGGATTAGCAAGTTCACTTCAGAATCTCCCTTACAAATCTTATGGTGGTCTCCCTTGGATCGCTGGACTTAGTTATAGCGGAACCAACAACTATGACCTTTACACCTGCATCCATCAATGGTCTAACCTTATCCAAAGTTATACCACCAGCAACAGCCACTGGAATATTAAGGCTTTTGCAAGCTTTACTAATATATTCAATTAGACCTTCATAAGCTGATATCCCCATAGACTTTTGAACATCAATTCCAGTATGGAAGCATACCATATCCACCCCAAGCCCCTGAACTTCAAAGGCTCGTTGCAAGGGG encodes:
- a CDS encoding divalent metal cation transporter, yielding MNYDFQRLKPLILQIIAGVTFSFGDLVANSYAASKYGFSLLWTKLLASLTIIVVLQISAQLGFITGRGFLENIRAKYGSIPSILCSSTIMIVNTATVAAEVAAASMLLEFLTGISSKFFAPLVALSLCVTAVFSSSEKLRLILSSVSFLVILVIPVAVSCNPGIGEFLRGFATISPDTSRDWIVTVLALIGCVLGGSTILFEFHEVSEDKDSTGMANLTVKYNGFVVGALQSFVLSISIMVICATQLYPRGEVVGSIGDIVSTLFPKLGWIGTILFSIGVLVSFYLSCSVVVTSSFIVLEELVSDIAEVARIRYAVLSGWKVILASASILLGAFLIVLNVNVIKLSLYASAISTIALPIPLFFMAKLFGDVSLPIKFNHRFLRAVCWLLVIMLSTFSLGGIVLSII
- the glyS gene encoding glycine--tRNA ligase, giving the protein MDRYERLMEFSRRRGFLWPSMEIYGGVRGFIDFGPLGTLMKHRIENKWRQFFIHRHAGLIFEIETPIVLPSRVLEASGHVEHFTDYLVECLSCGRKYRADHLVEQLTGIGGVESLSRDELNNIISERGLRCPECGGRLSDVKNFSLLFKTTIGPYSEDVGYCRPEAAQGMFLAFKRVYEACRGKLPIGIAQIGRVLRNEISPRQGPIRLREFTIMEVEFFFDPEDPKCPFFNECRNELLRIVPQSQATSKVFEPITISAGEAVDKGMISNEWQAYFMVLGRRFAESLGIPFNSQFFIDKPPQERAHYSAQTFDQVVKLERWGYVEIAGYAYRTDYDLGRHMVFSGVDLRVYKQFDSPRVERVTKYVPKIDVIRGKLGDKADGILKSIDPSILEVAFKREGFIEVGGVKLFKDDFDVLVEDVEVKGKHILPHVVEPSFGADRIVYATLEYAYGEKGGRTVLSLPRDIAPIQLIVLPLVSKDGLPEFALKVYRMLLDEGFTVDYDDSGSIGRRYARADEIGVPIAITIDYQSLNDNTVTLRDRDSWRQVRSPIDDLPLKLHKYFNYKLSFDDLGTPFK
- a CDS encoding DNA-directed RNA polymerase subunit P, whose translation is MPYRCGRCGYIIGGMKDFEAVPGMRCPMCGYRVFYKVRSPIVKRIKL
- the yciH gene encoding stress response translation initiation inhibitor YciH, producing MSKSQICPICGLPKDLCVCQSIAKEQQVIKIKLETRKWGREVTIINGINDKDVDIHQVVSVLKSRLACGGTAKEGRIELQGDHRQRVKEILVELGFPKENIEVE
- the speB gene encoding agmatinase; this translates as MEWLKYHLSDEGKYFNGKQCEISEAEFILFGAPIDSTSTYRTGSREAPPMIRLASLNVETYSFRNEMDALDLKIHDAGDIPQTPNINEALNRISKIVSEIVKMGKKPIMIGGEHTVTYGAIKALKKPIIIFDAHMDLRDEYPYGVKMSHATVSRRITDEIGAENVFIIGVRATCKDEIEYARRVGLKYKTSMEVMENSAKDLMKDIKLNGNDVWISIDMDVLDPSIAPGVGNPEPEGISVTKLLDILQWIAMNKKVIGFDLVEVSPPYDNGVTSITAAKIILELACMISKWKTRV